Proteins found in one Sorghum bicolor cultivar BTx623 chromosome 1, Sorghum_bicolor_NCBIv3, whole genome shotgun sequence genomic segment:
- the LOC8057216 gene encoding dehydrin HIRD11 translates to MSGIIHKIEETLHMGGDHKKDDEHKKEEHKKAEEHHKKDGEHKEGIVEKIKDKITGEHGEKSGEHKDKDHKEKKDKKKKKEKKHGEGHDHDGHSSSSSDSD, encoded by the coding sequence ATGTCTGGCATCATCCACAAGATCGAGGAGACGCTCCACATGGGGGGCGACCACAAGAAGGACGACGAGCACAAGAAGGAGGAGCACAAGAAGGCCGAGGAGCACCACAAGAAGGACGGGGAGCACAAGGAGGGCAtcgtggagaagatcaaggacAAGATCACCGGCGAGCACGGCGAGAAGTCCGGCGAGCACAAGGACAAGGACcacaaggagaagaaggacaagaagaagaagaaggagaagaagcacGGCGAGGGCCACGACCATGACggccacagcagcagcagcagcgacagcGACTGA